From Bradyrhizobium sp. sBnM-33:
TGCCTATGTCGATGCCAATCTCGCGGGCTTCGTCAATGTGTTGGAAGGTTGCCGGCATCATGGCTGCGGCCATCTGGTCTATGCCTCGTCCTCGTCAGTCTACGGCGCCAATACGAAACTACCGTTTTCGGTGGACGACAAGACCGACCATCCGATCAGCCTATATGCCGCCACCAAGAAGGCCAATGAGCTGATCGCGCATTCCTACAGCCATCTCTATCGTCTTCCGGTGACGGGCCTGCGGTTCTTTACCATCTATGGGCCGTGGGGACGGCCCGATATGGCGGTTTTCCTCTTTACCAAAGCAATCGTGGAGGGCACGCCGATCCGGCTCTTTAACCATGGCAGGATGCGGCGCGACTTTACCCATATCGATGATGCGACGCGCGCCGTGTTGCGGCTGGTCGACCAGGCGCCTGACGACGCTGGTGGGGCCGCCGGGGCGCCAGCAAAAGTTTACAATGTCGGCAACAATCATCCGGAAGAGCTGACCCATGTGGTAGCAGTTCTGGAACAGGCGCTGGGCCGCGCAGCGGTCAAGGAGATGCTGCCGATGCAGCCCGGAGACGTGACCGAGACCTTTGCCGACGTTGCGGAACTGATGCGCGACACCGGCTTCAGGCCGCAAACCTCGATCGAGGACGGGCTTGCCGATTTTGTCGCCTGGTATCGTGACTACTACAGGATTTGAGGCGCCGATGAACCGACGAATAATTCCCCTGATCATGTGCGGCGGCGCGGGAACGCGGTTGTGGCCGGCCTCGCGCGAAGTTCATCCCAAGCAGTTCCTGTCCCTGTTCGGCGCGCGCTCGACGTTCCAGGATACGCTGTTGCGGGTTTCCGATGCTGGTCTCTTCGAACGGCCCGTCATCATCACCAACAACGCCTATCGCTTCATGGTGCTCGAGCAACTGGCGGAGATCGGACTGGAAGCCGACGTGCTTCTCGAACCGATGCGGCGCGATTCCGGGCCTGCGATCGCGGCCGGCGCTGCCTTTGCGCAAGCGCGCGACAAGGATGCCATCGTGCTGGCGCTTGCTGCCGACCACGTGGTGCGCGACACGCCCGCTTTCCTCGCCGCCTGCCGCGAGGGGCTGGCTGCCGCGGAAGCCGGGCACATCGTGACGTTCGGCGTGCAGCCCGAACGTGTCGCCACCGAATATGGCTACATCAATCCCGGCGAGGTCATTTCCGGCAAGGTTCGCGCGGTCGCGAAGTTCGTCGAAAAGCCCGATCCGGCAACCGCGGCTGATTACGTCAAGTCGGGCTATCTCTGGAACAGCGGCAACTTCATGTTCCGCGCCGCTGTTCTGTCGGATGAGTATGGCAAGGTTGATGCGGACAGCGTCCAAGCCGTCACTGATGCAGTGACGAAAGCGGGAACCGACCTCGGCTTCGTCAAGCTCGACGAGGCCGCGTTCGGATCGGCGAAATCGATCTCGATCGACTATGCGGTGATGGAGAAGACCTCGCGTGCCGCGGTCGTGCCGGTCGCGTGCGGCTGGTCCGATGTCGGCTCCTGGCATGCGGTGTGGGAATTGTCCGGCAAGGACGGCGAGGGCAACGCGGCGCGCGGCGCGGCAGTATTCGAGAATTCCCGCAATTGCAACGTATCGACCGATCGGGCGCTAGTCGCGCTCGAAGGCGTCGACGACCTCGTGGTGGTCGCAACTCAGGACGCCGTGCTGGTGAGCAGGCAGAAGGATGCCAACGGGCTGAAGCGGCTGGTCGCGAAACTGAAGACCGTGGCGCCGCAGGTGACGGAAGACCACATCAGGGTGCATCGTCCCTGGGGATCCTATCAGTCGGTCGACAATGGCGACCGGCATCAGGTCAAGCGCATCATCGTCAAGCCGGGCGGGCGGCTGTCGCTGCAGAAACACCATCACCGCGCCGAGCACTGGATCGTGGTGCGCGGAACGGCGCAGGTGACGGTCAACGAGCTGGTCAAGACCGTGCACGAGAACGAATCGATCTACATCCCGATCGGCGCGGTGCACCGGTTGGAAAATCCGGGCAAGATCCAACTCGAACTGATCGAGGTCCAGACCGGCAGCTATTTCGGCGAGGATGACATCATCCGCATCGAGGACGACTACCAGCGCAGTTGACCCCACCGTAGTTTTACCGGGCCGGCGGTTGTAATTCTTTGAATCAAAACGTGTCCGAAAGCCGTCGATCGCGTTCGCCACATCTGTGATGGCATGCTAGAGAACCCCCGGGGATACTACCGGCGCAATTCTGCTTGGAATCTGCCTAGAATATCTGCTTGGGGTCGACAAATCATGAGTTCCAAAGGGGCCGCATTCGACGCGAAGGCCGACACAAAACGCGCCTTGCGCGTCGGCGTGGTCGGCGCGGGCGTGATGGGCAGCAACCATGCCCGCGTGCTGGCTGGTCTACCCGGCGTGACGCTGGTCGGCATTGTCGATCCGTTGCCCGAACACCGCGCGCGCGCCACCGCGCTCGCCGGCTGCCGCGCCTTCGCCGAGCTCGACGAGCTGTTTGACGAGGGCGTCGATGCCGTGACGATCGCGGCGCCGACCCATCTTCATCACGAGATTGCGCTGGCCTGCATTACCCGCAATATCCACCTCCTGGTCGAGAAGCCGGTCGCTACGACGGTGGAAGAGGGGCAGGACATCGTGAATGCGGCGAAGAGCGCCGGCGTGACGCTCATGGTCGGCCATGTCGAGCGCTTCAATCCGGCAGTCGCCGCGATCAAGCAGGCGATCGCGGGCGAGGACATTCTTTCGATTGGCATCACCCGCGTCGGGCCGTTTCCGCCGCGGATGTCCAATGTCGGCGTCGTGATCGATCTAGCCGTCCACGACATCGACCTGATCCGCTGGTTCACCGAGTCCGATATCATCGAGGTGCAGCCGCAGCTTTCCAGCGCGGTTGCCGAGCGCGAGGATATCGCGCTCCTGCAATTCCGCACCGCCTCCGGCGTGCTTGCCCATATCAACACCAACTGGCTGACGCCGTTCAAGGCGCGCAGTGTTACGGTCGCAACCCGCGGCAAATATGTGATGGGCGATCTTTTGACACGGCAGGTGACCGAGTGCTTCGGCTTCAAGCCCGACGGCAGCTACTCGATGCGGCATCTCCCGGTCGGCCATGATGAACCGCTGCGCGCCGAGCTGATTGCATTCCTCGATGCCGTCCGCACCGGCAATGTGCCGGCGGTTTCCGGCGACGAGGGCGTCGCCAGTCTCGAGATCGCGATTCGCTGCCTCGAGCAGCCCGCCAAGCCCGCGGCCTCCGCCGTGCGCAAGGGACCGCGCCGCATCGCCAGCTGAGAACCTCTCATTTTAGACTTCTGTAAGGCTCCATGAACCAGCACATGCGTCCAGAACCCGTTCCCTTCTATGATCTCGCCTCGCAGCGCCGTCGGCTCGGCACATCGATCGATGAGGCGATCTCGCGTGTGACGAGCCATTGCCTCTTCATCAATGGTCCGGAAGTCGCCGTGCTGGAGAAGGCGTTGGCCGATTTTTGCGGCGCCAAGCATGTCGTGAGCTGCGCGAGCGGCACCGACGCGCTTTTGATGGTGCTGATGGCCAAGGAAGTCGGCCCGGGGGACGCCGTCCTGTGTCCATCCTTCACGTTCTGCGCGACCGGTGAAGCCGTCGCGTTGACCGGCGCAACGCCGGTGTTCGTCGACGTAGATGAAGCAACCTTCAATATGGATGCCGCTTCGCTCAAGCGCGGCATCGCAACCGCCAGGCAGCGCGGCCTGAAGCCGCGCGCCGTGATCCCCGTCGACCTGTTCGGCCAAAGCGCCGACCACGATGCGATCGCCAGGGTCGCAGCGGCCGAAGGCCTGTTCGTGCTCGATGATGCCGCGCAGGGTTTTGGCGCGAGCTACAAGGGCCGCCGTATCGGCTCCTTGGGACTTGCCACCGCGACCAGCTTCTTCCCGACCAAGCCGCTCGGCTGTTTCGGCGATGGCGGCGCCATCTTTACCGACGATGACAAACTTGCCGAGACGCTGCGCAGCATCCGCGTGCACGGCCAGGGCTCCGACAAATACGACAATGTCCGCCTTGGCCTGACCGGACGTCTCGACACCATGCAGGCGGCGGTCCTGATTGAGAAGTTGAGGATTTTTGAAGACGAGATCGCGGCCCGCAACCGCGTTGCGGAGCGCTATGCGCGCGGTCTTGGCAATTTCGTGGCGGTGCCGCGGTTGGCTTCCGGATGCACCTCGGTTTGGGCGCAGTACACCATCCGCCTGCCAAAGGGCACCGACCGCGACGGTTTTGCGGCAGTGCTGAAGGCGCAGGGCGTTCCGACGATGGTCTATTACACGAAATCGATGCATCAACAGACCGCCTACCGGGATTTTCCGATTGCGGATGGCGGGTTGCCGGTGAGCGAAAAGCTCTCGGACGATGTCCTCAGCCTGCCGATTCACGCCTATCTCGACGAGCCGACGCAGGATCGCGTCATCGAGGCGGTGCGCGGCGCGCTTCAGGCATGATGGCGACCCGAACGGCCGCGTTAGCGCAAAGTGGCCTTCCGGCTTCGGACCGGATCATGCCTAAACGTTAGCTGCCTGATTTCCCTGTCTCGCGATATGCGCTAGAAGCGGCGCATGCTCGGACGCATCTTCACCGTCGGCGGTTACACGCTGCTTTCGCGGCTGACCGGATTCGCGCGCGATATCATGCTCGCCGCGATTCTCGGCGCGGGTCCCGTCGCGGACGCGTTCTTCGTGGCGCTGCGGCTGCCCAATCATTTTCGCGCAATCTTCGCCGAAGGCGCCTTCAACGCCGCCTTCGTGCCGGCCTATGCGCATCTGCACGGCAACAGCGAAGCTTCGGCAAAACTGTTCGCCGACCGGATATTCACGCTCTTGTTCGCTGCCCAGGTGATTTTGCTGGTTGTGGCCTGGGGGTTCATGCCCGAAGTGATCGCCGTTCTCGCGCCGGGGTTCAAGGACGATCCGGCGCGCGGCGAACTGGCAATATCGCTGACGCGGATCACGTTTCCGTATTTGCTGCTGATCACGCTGGTGACGCTGTACGGCGGCATGCTCAACGTGATGCATCGCTTCGCCAGCGCCGCCGCCGCGCCGATCTTCCTCAATCTGTCGATGATGGCGACCCTGGCGCTGGCGGCGTTCTTTCCGGGCGCGGGCTACGCCGCCGCATGGGGCGTTCTGCTCGCCGGCATTCTCGAATTCCTGCTGCTGGCGGGTGATGCGGCAAAGACCGGCATCCTGCCGAAATTCGCTTTGATCAAATTCGATGAAGACGTGCGCGCGTTCTTTCGGGCGCTGGGACCTGCGACCATCGGCTCGATGGGAACGCAGATAGCGCTGTTCGCCGATACGATCATCGCGACCTTTCTGCCGGCGGGCGCGCTTTCGGCGCTGTATTACGCCGACCGTCTCAACCAGTTGCCGATCGGCGTGATCGGGATCGCGATCGGCACCGTGTTGCTGCCGGAAATGTCGCGGCGCCTCACGGCGAACGATATCACTGGTGCATCCGCCGCGCAGCGGCGGGCGTTCGAATTCTCGCTGCTGTTTTCGGTACCTTTCGTCGCCGCCTTCCTGATCGTGCCTGATGTGATCATGCGCGCGATGTTTGCGCGTGGCGCGTTCTCGAACGCGGATGCGATGACTGCCGGCGCCACGCTGGCCGCTTACGCAATCGGACTCATCCCGTTCGTGACTATCCGCAGTGCGGTGGCGACCTTCTATGCCCGTCACGACACCGCGACGCCGGTCAAGGCGGCGCTGACCGGCGTTGCCGTCAACGTGGCGCTCAAAGTCGCATTGATGGGCGCGCTGGCGCAGATTGGCCTGGCGCTCGCCACCGCCATTGGGGCGTGGGTCAACCTTTTGCTGGTGCTCGCCTTCGCGGTGCGGGCGGGCTACCTCGAACTCGATCGCGCCTGGATGACGTCGCTCGCCAAGTTCGCCACGGCCGGTGTCGTGCTCGGCGCCGCGCTTTGGGCCACCGCGCGATTCGCGAACGTCTATTTCGCGCAGATGCACACCTTCCGCGATGAGACCGCATTGGCGTTGCTGATCGTGACCGGTGCATTCGTGTACGGGGTCGCAATCATGCTGCTGTTTGGCCGGGGGTGGATATTCGCGCTGCTGCGTGACCGGAGGTCTGGTCCTAAGACAAAAGCGAATAATGAATAAGGCACGTCATGGCCGTATTAGGGCATTTTTGCAACAGGCGCCCACAAAACGCCATTTGCGGCCGATCCGTAAATGATTGGGGCGCGACTCCGCGTTAATTTGAGCTCAGATTTAATTAGTGGTTTTCCGAGGGGCACCCATGCGCGTTTCAACTTTCAAGGCAATTGCGGCTTCGGCACTGGCTGTTATGGCTGCGACTTCAGTAGCGTCCGCAGCCGATATGGCGCCGCGCTACACCAAGGCGCCGCCGCCTTTGGTCGAGGTCTGGAACTGGACCGGCTTCTATATCGGCGGCAACGCCGGCTATAGCTGGGGTCGCGGCCATTCGGACGTTTCTTATTTCAACACGCTGACCGGCCTGCCGATCGTACCGCCCGCGGGCTCCATCCTCGGCGCCGGCTACAATATGGACGGCGCCATTGCGGGTGGCCAGATCGGCTACAACTGGCAAGCCAACAACTGGGTGTTCAGTCTGGAAGCGGACGCACAGTGGTCGGACGAGAAGGGCAGGGGCGTACTAAGCTGCGCCGCGACGGGCGTTGGCGGGCCGTGTCTTCCCGGTCTGACGTTCCTGCCGCCGGGCGTGACCGGGACCAGCCTCGCCGTTGATACGCACCTCGAATGGTTCGGCACCCTGCGCGGCCGCGTCGGTGTTCTCGCAACTCCCCGGGTTCTGTTCTACGGCACCGGCGGTCTCGCCTATGGCTCGTTCAAGACCACCGGCACGATGGCTGGCGTGACGCCGGCCGGTGTTGCGGTGGCCTCGGTTTCCTCGAACGACGATATCCGCTTCGGCTGGACGGTTGGCGCTGGTGTTGAAGGCAAGATCACCAGCAACTGGAGCGCCAAGCTCGAATACCTCTATATGGATTTCGATAGCTTCCGCGCTGGCTCTTTCACGCTCGCACCGGCCAGCGCGATCCGGGCCGACGTGGACACGCGCTTCCACGACCACGTCCTGCGTGTCGGCCTGAACTACACCTTCGGCGGCCCGGTGATCGCGAAGTATTGATTGCGGCGCTCTCTTCCTCCCGTAAAAATCAAAGCCCCGGCATCGTCCGGGGCTTTTTTATTTGTGCAAGCGCGAAAAGGATTGGGCTACGCGGCGCTTCCGTTGCGCCAGTGCTGTGGCTAGTCGGGCGAAAGCGGTTTGCGCTGACGCGCGAACCACTGCAATATGGAACGCTTCTAGAGCGTGATCCGGAAAGGTGGTTACCGGTTTTCCGAAACGGCCATGCTCAAACCAAAAACGATGGGGCGGATGACGGTTCGAAGAGGCGTCATCGTGCTCCAGGACAATTGGAGATACGATGGCAGCTCCCATCAAGTTCGGCGTCGGTCAAAGCGTCCTCCGCAAGGAAGACGATGCGCTCATTCGCGGCAAGGGCCGCTATACCGACGACCACTCGCCACAGCCGGCATTGCACGCGCTGATGCTCCGCTCGCCGCATGCGCACGCGAAATTCACCCTCAACGTCACCAAGGCCCGCGGGATGCCGGGCGTGGCTGCGATCCTGACCGCCGACGACGTCAGGGATCTCGGCGACCTGCCGTGCCTGTTCAACTTGGAAGTCGATCCGTTCACCGGCCCGCCCTATCCGATTCTTCCCAAGGACGAGGTGCGCCATGTCGGCGACGCCGTTGCCTTCGTGGTCGCCGACACTATCGACCAGGCGCGCGACGCGATCGAGGCGATCGACGTCAAATGGACACCGCTTCCGTCGGTGGTCGGCGTCGTCAATGCCGTGAAGAAAGACGCGCCGCTGGTCTGGCCCGACAAGCCCGGCAATGTGCTGTTCGACGTATCGATCGGTGACAAGAAGGCGGCTGAGGCCGCCTTTGCAAAGGCGCATGCGATTGCCGAGATATCGATCGTCAACCCGCGCGTCATCACCAACTTCATGGAAACGCGCGCCGCGGTCGCCGAATACGACGCCAAGCGCGATCACCTGACGCTGACCATCGGCAGCCAGGGCAGCCATCGCCTGCGCGAAATCCTGTGCGGCATGGTGCTGAAGATTCCGATGGAAAAGATGCGGGTGATCTGTCCCGACGTCGGCGGCGGCTTCGGCACGAAACTGTTTCCCTATCGCGAATACGCGCTGATTTCGGTGGCAGCGCGCAAGCTGCGCAAGACCATCAAATGGACCGCCGATCGCTCCGATCACTTCATGGGCGACGCGCAGGGCCGCGACAACGTCACGACGGCGAAGATGGCGCTGGCCGAGGACGGCAAATTCCTCGGCATGGATGTTGATCTGATGGGCGACATGGGCGCCTATCTCTCGACCTTCGGGCCCTACATTCCGCATGGCGGCGCCGGCATGTTGCCGGGGCTCTACGACATCCAGGCCTTCCACTGCCGCGTCCGCACCGTGTTCACCAACACCGTGCCGGTCGACGCCTATCGCGGCGCTGGGCGCCCCGAAGCGGCCTATGTGATCGAACGCCTGGTCGATGCGGCGGCACGCAAGCTCGGTATGACGCCGGATGCGATCAGGCGCAAGAACTTCATTCCGCCGAAGGCGATGCCCTACAAGACCGCGACCGGAAAGGTCTACGATTCCGGCGACTTCACCGCGCATATGAAGCGCGCGATGGAAGTAGCCAACTGGAAGGAATTTCCGAAGCGCGCCAAGGCGGCGAAGAAGCAAGGTCTCGTGCGCGGCATCGGCATGTCCTGCTATGTCGAGATCTGCGGCACGATGGGTGAGGAGACCGCTAACGTCGCGCTCGATCCCAACGGCGACATCAACATTCTGATCGGCACGCAGTCGAGCGGGCAGGGCCACCAGACTGCCTATGCACAGCTCGTTGCCGAGCAGTTCGGCGTGCCGCCGGAGCGTGTTCATGTCTTGCAGGGCGACACCGACATGATCGCCACCGGGCTCGGCACCGGCGGCTCGGCGTCGATCCCGACCGGCGGCGTCAGCGTCGAGCGCGCCACGCGCGAACTCGGCAACAAGCTGAAGGAGATCGCGGCCGAAGCGCTGGAGACCAGCGCTGGGGACCTCGAGATCAGCAATGGCGTCGTGCGCATCGCGGGCACCGATCGCTCGATCAGCTTTGCCGACCTCGCAAAGCGCCCGGGCGTTGATCCGTCGAAACTGAATGCGAGCGCGACGTTTGCGCAGGCCGACGGCACCTACCCGAACGGCACGCATCTCGCCGAAGTCGAGATCGATCCCGCCACCGGCATCATCAGAATCGTCAACTATGTCATCGTCGACGATTTCGGGGTCACGCTCAATCCGCTGCTGCTCGCCGGCCAGGTGCATGGCGGGGCGATGCAGGGTATCGGTCAGGCCTTGATGGAGCAGGCGGTCTATAGCGCAACCGACGGCCAGCTCGTCACCGGCACTTTCATGGATTATGCGGTGCCGCGGGCTTCCGACGGTCCGTCGTTCCATTTCGAAACGCACAACGTGCCGTGCACGACCAATCCGCTCGGCGTCAAGGGCGCGGGCGAGGCGGGCGCGATAGGCTCTTGCCCCGCGGTGGTTAACGCGATCATCGAGGGCCTGTGGCGCGAGTACAAGATCGACCACATCGACATGCCGGCTACGGCCGAACGGGTTTGGATCGCAATCCGCGAGGCGCAGAAACAGCATAATCTCTGATATTTTGTCGCATGCGGAATGTTGCACCGCATGCGGTGTTTACAAACAGCCGGTCCGCACCACCTTTTGGGGCCGGTACAAACCCGAATTGAAGGGGATTTAGCCAATGAAGCGGATCGTCGTCGTCGCAGCTGTGCTTGCATTCAGTGCCGGTGCGGTCGTTGCACAGCAGGATCAGGTCAAGCGGACCCAGGCCATGATGAAGGACAATGGCAAGAACGCCGGCGCGTTGTCGGCGATGGTTAAAGGCGAAAAGCCCTACGACCAATCGACTGTCAATGCCGCGTTGGCCCAGTTCGAAGACACCGCCAAGAACCTTCCGACGTTGTTCCCCGAGAGCATGAAAGGTGTTAAGCTGGAGGGTGATTACGATCCCTCGCC
This genomic window contains:
- a CDS encoding NAD-dependent epimerase gives rise to the protein MPDQPILVTGAAGFIGFHVARRLLAEGRAVIGLDSLNDYYDPALKRARVDVLRREQGFTFEQIDLADRTSVERLFANHRFARVVHLAAQAGVRYSIDHPHAYVDANLAGFVNVLEGCRHHGCGHLVYASSSSVYGANTKLPFSVDDKTDHPISLYAATKKANELIAHSYSHLYRLPVTGLRFFTIYGPWGRPDMAVFLFTKAIVEGTPIRLFNHGRMRRDFTHIDDATRAVLRLVDQAPDDAGGAAGAPAKVYNVGNNHPEELTHVVAVLEQALGRAAVKEMLPMQPGDVTETFADVAELMRDTGFRPQTSIEDGLADFVAWYRDYYRI
- a CDS encoding mannose-1-phosphate guanylyltransferase/mannose-6-phosphate isomerase; this encodes MNRRIIPLIMCGGAGTRLWPASREVHPKQFLSLFGARSTFQDTLLRVSDAGLFERPVIITNNAYRFMVLEQLAEIGLEADVLLEPMRRDSGPAIAAGAAFAQARDKDAIVLALAADHVVRDTPAFLAACREGLAAAEAGHIVTFGVQPERVATEYGYINPGEVISGKVRAVAKFVEKPDPATAADYVKSGYLWNSGNFMFRAAVLSDEYGKVDADSVQAVTDAVTKAGTDLGFVKLDEAAFGSAKSISIDYAVMEKTSRAAVVPVACGWSDVGSWHAVWELSGKDGEGNAARGAAVFENSRNCNVSTDRALVALEGVDDLVVVATQDAVLVSRQKDANGLKRLVAKLKTVAPQVTEDHIRVHRPWGSYQSVDNGDRHQVKRIIVKPGGRLSLQKHHHRAEHWIVVRGTAQVTVNELVKTVHENESIYIPIGAVHRLENPGKIQLELIEVQTGSYFGEDDIIRIEDDYQRS
- a CDS encoding Gfo/Idh/MocA family protein, producing the protein MSSKGAAFDAKADTKRALRVGVVGAGVMGSNHARVLAGLPGVTLVGIVDPLPEHRARATALAGCRAFAELDELFDEGVDAVTIAAPTHLHHEIALACITRNIHLLVEKPVATTVEEGQDIVNAAKSAGVTLMVGHVERFNPAVAAIKQAIAGEDILSIGITRVGPFPPRMSNVGVVIDLAVHDIDLIRWFTESDIIEVQPQLSSAVAEREDIALLQFRTASGVLAHINTNWLTPFKARSVTVATRGKYVMGDLLTRQVTECFGFKPDGSYSMRHLPVGHDEPLRAELIAFLDAVRTGNVPAVSGDEGVASLEIAIRCLEQPAKPAASAVRKGPRRIAS
- a CDS encoding DegT/DnrJ/EryC1/StrS family aminotransferase; amino-acid sequence: MNQHMRPEPVPFYDLASQRRRLGTSIDEAISRVTSHCLFINGPEVAVLEKALADFCGAKHVVSCASGTDALLMVLMAKEVGPGDAVLCPSFTFCATGEAVALTGATPVFVDVDEATFNMDAASLKRGIATARQRGLKPRAVIPVDLFGQSADHDAIARVAAAEGLFVLDDAAQGFGASYKGRRIGSLGLATATSFFPTKPLGCFGDGGAIFTDDDKLAETLRSIRVHGQGSDKYDNVRLGLTGRLDTMQAAVLIEKLRIFEDEIAARNRVAERYARGLGNFVAVPRLASGCTSVWAQYTIRLPKGTDRDGFAAVLKAQGVPTMVYYTKSMHQQTAYRDFPIADGGLPVSEKLSDDVLSLPIHAYLDEPTQDRVIEAVRGALQA
- the murJ gene encoding murein biosynthesis integral membrane protein MurJ → MLGRIFTVGGYTLLSRLTGFARDIMLAAILGAGPVADAFFVALRLPNHFRAIFAEGAFNAAFVPAYAHLHGNSEASAKLFADRIFTLLFAAQVILLVVAWGFMPEVIAVLAPGFKDDPARGELAISLTRITFPYLLLITLVTLYGGMLNVMHRFASAAAAPIFLNLSMMATLALAAFFPGAGYAAAWGVLLAGILEFLLLAGDAAKTGILPKFALIKFDEDVRAFFRALGPATIGSMGTQIALFADTIIATFLPAGALSALYYADRLNQLPIGVIGIAIGTVLLPEMSRRLTANDITGASAAQRRAFEFSLLFSVPFVAAFLIVPDVIMRAMFARGAFSNADAMTAGATLAAYAIGLIPFVTIRSAVATFYARHDTATPVKAALTGVAVNVALKVALMGALAQIGLALATAIGAWVNLLLVLAFAVRAGYLELDRAWMTSLAKFATAGVVLGAALWATARFANVYFAQMHTFRDETALALLIVTGAFVYGVAIMLLFGRGWIFALLRDRRSGPKTKANNE
- a CDS encoding outer membrane protein, with amino-acid sequence MRVSTFKAIAASALAVMAATSVASAADMAPRYTKAPPPLVEVWNWTGFYIGGNAGYSWGRGHSDVSYFNTLTGLPIVPPAGSILGAGYNMDGAIAGGQIGYNWQANNWVFSLEADAQWSDEKGRGVLSCAATGVGGPCLPGLTFLPPGVTGTSLAVDTHLEWFGTLRGRVGVLATPRVLFYGTGGLAYGSFKTTGTMAGVTPAGVAVASVSSNDDIRFGWTVGAGVEGKITSNWSAKLEYLYMDFDSFRAGSFTLAPASAIRADVDTRFHDHVLRVGLNYTFGGPVIAKY
- a CDS encoding xanthine dehydrogenase family protein molybdopterin-binding subunit, with amino-acid sequence MAAPIKFGVGQSVLRKEDDALIRGKGRYTDDHSPQPALHALMLRSPHAHAKFTLNVTKARGMPGVAAILTADDVRDLGDLPCLFNLEVDPFTGPPYPILPKDEVRHVGDAVAFVVADTIDQARDAIEAIDVKWTPLPSVVGVVNAVKKDAPLVWPDKPGNVLFDVSIGDKKAAEAAFAKAHAIAEISIVNPRVITNFMETRAAVAEYDAKRDHLTLTIGSQGSHRLREILCGMVLKIPMEKMRVICPDVGGGFGTKLFPYREYALISVAARKLRKTIKWTADRSDHFMGDAQGRDNVTTAKMALAEDGKFLGMDVDLMGDMGAYLSTFGPYIPHGGAGMLPGLYDIQAFHCRVRTVFTNTVPVDAYRGAGRPEAAYVIERLVDAAARKLGMTPDAIRRKNFIPPKAMPYKTATGKVYDSGDFTAHMKRAMEVANWKEFPKRAKAAKKQGLVRGIGMSCYVEICGTMGEETANVALDPNGDINILIGTQSSGQGHQTAYAQLVAEQFGVPPERVHVLQGDTDMIATGLGTGGSASIPTGGVSVERATRELGNKLKEIAAEALETSAGDLEISNGVVRIAGTDRSISFADLAKRPGVDPSKLNASATFAQADGTYPNGTHLAEVEIDPATGIIRIVNYVIVDDFGVTLNPLLLAGQVHGGAMQGIGQALMEQAVYSATDGQLVTGTFMDYAVPRASDGPSFHFETHNVPCTTNPLGVKGAGEAGAIGSCPAVVNAIIEGLWREYKIDHIDMPATAERVWIAIREAQKQHNL
- a CDS encoding c-type cytochrome, producing the protein MKRIVVVAAVLAFSAGAVVAQQDQVKRTQAMMKDNGKNAGALSAMVKGEKPYDQSTVNAALAQFEDTAKNLPTLFPESMKGVKLEGDYDPSPKIWEDKAGFESQIKSFAKVVADAKGKIKNLDTLKAELPVIGKQCGGCHETYRIKKG